In Choloepus didactylus isolate mChoDid1 chromosome 18, mChoDid1.pri, whole genome shotgun sequence, a single genomic region encodes these proteins:
- the LOC119513814 gene encoding proline-rich protein 36-like — MGGGSPRPVLLAPEPVPVCPPSPVPPFPCPPASTCRRRWNTAPGRAPARGSGRDVGAEPCCPERAGSEHRRTGRPRGPGASDPAREGASDPDRPREGGLGPGHLSGGSSRHLLTPALGSLRGQDEGGSRSQEERREVRVPGAPAAFRLAGSALARGGPRSGGLSAAGTPRCPPLRVHRASVGAGWGAAGVSLRTHSPLRSHLRAPRESPLPSCPPICPPPPARAARGLRCCCRRGRERGREAKHPPDPARPQRGGRVCAIRGSPALRAFPFACSRRAPDAPLRSSLGAAPGLPRALSGGPGLLSSAPTTATSIPARSGRGGAASSQGLFGAGVPPGVWAGAPATPPLSDDPALAPRSPSPPLPRGGGTPPPSSPPPHAGCMEPGSALRGPRPSPVASPLPAAPSAESTGLGVPRPGTLRQMRWKVLEWTMGQLGRTHPSPRSRAACLEKCSLPGSPVTALLCVLGRQPGSAGLRGALASVSTLARPREAGGAAREPLPPSA, encoded by the exons atggggggaggCAGCCCCCGCCCCGTCCTGCTCGCTCCAGAGCCTGTCCCCGTGTGCCCCCCATCCCCTGTCCCCCCGTTCCCCTGTCCTCCAGCCTCCACCTGCAGGAGGAGGTGGAACACGGCCCCTGGTCGGGCCCCTGCGAGGGGCAGCGGGCGGGACGTGGGGGCTGAGCCATGCTGCCCCGAGAGGGCCGGGAGCGAGCACAGGAGGACGGGCAGGCCGAGGGGGCCGGGGGCTAGTGACCCAGCTCGGGAGGGGGCTAGTGACCCTGACCGGCCGCGCGAGGGGGGCCTGGGGCCAGGACACCTCTCTGGCGGGTCCAGTCGCCATCTGCTGACCCCTGCCCTGGGCTCCCTGAGGGGCCAGGAC GAAGGCGGTTCCCGAAGCCAAGAGGAGCGGAGAGAAGTCCGGGTGCCGGGGGCGCCGGCCGCCTTCCGTCTCGCAGGCTCTGCCCTGGCGCGGGGCGGACCCCGGAGCGGTGGGCTGAGCGCGGCCGGGACCCCGCGGTGCCCACCCTTGCGGGTGCATCGCGCATCGGTGGGGGCTGGCTGGGGAGCGGCGGGGGTCTCCCTCCGCACCCACTCCCCTCTGCGCTCGCATCTGCGGGCCCCGCGGGAATCCCCACTCCCATCCTGCCCGCCCATCTGCCCTCCTCCCCCGGCCAGGGCTGCGCGGGGGCTTCGCTGCTGCTGCCGCCGGgggagggagcgagggagggaggcCAAGCACCCCCCGGACCCTGCTCGTCCCCAAAGGGGCGGCCGCGTCTGCGCCATCCGAGGCTCCCCCGCCCTGCGCGCCTTCCCCTTTGCCTGCTCCCGACGCGCCCCAGACGCACCCCTCAGGTCCAGCCTGGGAGCCGCACCCGGGCTCCCCCGGGCACTTTCTGGGGGTCCCGGTCTCCTGTCCTCGGCTCCCACAACGGCCACGTCCATTCCTGCCCgcagtgggaggggaggggcagccaGCAGCCAGGGTCTCTTTGGGGCTGGGGTCCCTCCGGGCGTCTGGGCAGGAGCCCCGGCCACGCCCCCTCTGTCGGACGACCCCGCCTTGGCGCCCAGGAgtccctctcctccccttcctcgCGGTGGAGGGACACCCCCGCCCTCGAGCCCACCTCCCCACGCTGGCTGCATGGAGCCTGGCAGTGCCCTCCGGGGCCCCCGTCCTAGCCCTGTCGCCAGCCCCCTGCCAGCGGCCCCCTCAGCAGagtccacaggactgggggtgcCCCGGCCTGGCACGCTGAGGCAAATGAGGTGGAAGGTCCTGGAGTGGACGATGGGCCAGCTGGG ccGCACACATCCCTCCCCAAGGTCAAGGGCAGCCTGCCTGGAGAAGTGTTCTCTCCCCGGTAGCCCGGTGACTGCGCTACTCTGTGTCCTCGGCCGCCAGCCGGGCAGTGCCGGCCTTCGGGGGGCCCTGGCCTCGGTGTCCACCCTGGCCCGGCCGCGGGAGGCCGGTGGTGCAGCGCGGGAGCCCCTTCCCCCCTCAGCCTGA